TTATGGATTGATACATATCGATGGTCTTGTGTGTTAATTGCGGTAGATATATGTCCTCTCGAACTGGTTGTGATCAATGCTTCTCTTCCTCCATTTAAACTCTGTCCTTGGCCTCTCTCTTGAGTCTCATCTTCGCATCTCTCTTGAGTCTCATCTTCGCATCTCTCTTGAGTCTCATCTTCGCATCTCTCTTGAGTCTCATCTTCGCATCTCTCTTGAGTCTCATCTTCGCATCTCTCTTGAGTCTCATCTTCGCATCTCTCTTGAGTCTCATCTTCGCATCTCTCTTGAGTCTTATCTCTTCTTTCTCATCTTGGAAACTGGACTCCTATCCATATAGACAGAATCCAAAGTTTGTTGACTTACTCAATAGTCAACAAGACATTGGATTTGGATCCTATGAAGATAGTGTAGAGCTATCTTCAACCCAAGTTCCTTTTCTTGCCACTCAAGGTACCGCTGATTCAGCCTTCGACGGCGACACTCGTGCTGGCCATCGTGAACGAAGAACTTGGACACCAGCGGACGATGTGGTGCTGATCAGCTCGTGGTTAAACACGAGCAAAGATCCAGTTGTTAGCACCGAGCAAAAGTCAGGCGCTTTCTGGACAAGAATAGCAGCCTACTTTGCTGCAAGTCGTCAAGATGGTGGCTCCGAACAGAGAGGGGCTAGTCATTGCAAGCACCATTGGCAGAAGATCAATGATCTCGTTTGCAAATTATGTGGAGCCTATGAAGCTGCAAGGAGAGAGAAGACATCAGGTCAAAACGAAAACGATGTCCTCAAACTTGCTCATCAAATATTTTTCAACAACCATAAGAAGAAATTCCTCCTTGAACACGCGTGGAAGGAACTGAGGCACGGCCAGAAGTGGTGTGAGCTTTCATCTGCTAAGAATGAAGGAACCTCTAAAAAAAGAAAGGGTGAGGACGGTGGTGATTCTTCAACATCTCAAGCAGATTCTAAGAAGCGTCCACCAGGTGTTAAAGCCTCAAAGGCAAGTGGTAAGAAGACGGTTGATCCAGACAAGCAAGTGAAGGAGTTTGAGAGGATTTGGAAAATCAAGCAGAAGGAAATTGATGCTAAGGAACACCTGTCTAAGATGAGCCTGCTTGATAGTCTTATTGGAAAAAAAGAACCTTTGCTTGAGTATGAAGAATCCCTTAAGAAAAAGCTAATCAATGACTTATTCTGATTGTAGTTCTTGTTCTGTTTGTTGTTCTGTTTGTTGTTGTCTTTCAGTTTCTCGTTTCACCGGATGTTGTTGTTCTGTTTAATCAAGTTCTTGTAATGCTACAATGTTCATGTTTAATTTAATCCAGTAACCTTGTAATGCTCTTGTTCTATGTTTTATTGGTTCTGTTGATATAGCTGTTGTTGTTGTTCCTGTTGTCACTTGTTCTATGACACTGATGTTCCTGTTTTATTGTTTTGTAGTCTAGTATCACGGGAGTGGCGACTTGGACAAGAACATGAGAGAGTGGAGAGTGGAGAGGCAGACAAGACCACACGAGAGTGGAGCATTGTATCACAGGAGTTGTTCTGTTTATATTGTCTTGTTCCTGTTTTGTATTATCTTGTTCGTGTTGTGCATTTGGTCACGGAACTTGTACTAATGCATTGTTTTGGTCACGAGAATGCATTGATATGTATTTGGTCATGAGTCTTTGAAAGACTTATAAAATGTATCTATCTATCACTTTCTCATTATCACCATTCTTGCAAGTTATAAACAATACACTCTCTTGCTTCATTCTCTCAATTTTCTTCATCAAAACAATCCATTCTCACTCTCAATTCTCTTGATTCAACAATCCATTCTCACTCTCGTTGATTCAACAATCCATTCTCATTATCGTTGATTAAACAATCCGTTTCTCAAGTTATAAACAATCAATTTCCTTTATCTCATGGCATCTTCCTCTCATAACAATTTCGAAGACTCTAGTTATGAAGTGTTCGATCAATATTTTGATTATCAATTCGATGAAGCATTTGAGAATTTGTGCAATACTTTTGGTGATCAAACAGAAGAAAAGAAGACAAGAAAAAAATAGTTTTTATCAAAAGAAACCGTGAAGAAGGTCATCTCCGATTATGGAATGATTATTTTAGTGATGCTCCAACGTATCCAGAAAACCTATTCCGGCGACGATTTCGTATGAACAAACCATTGTTTATACATATTGTTGATCGTCTCTCAAATGAAGTTCAATTCTTTCGTCGGAAGAAGGACGGTCTCGGAAAGCTTGGTCTCTCTACACTTCAGAAGTGTACGGCAGCTATTCGTGTGTTGGCATATGGTTCTGCGCTTGATGCGGACGAATACCTCAGGCTCGGTGCAACCACTACTCAGTTATGTGTGGAAAATTTTGTGGAAGCAATAATAGATTTGTTCGGAGATCAGTACCTAAGAAGACCAACACAAGAGGATCTTCAACGTCTACTTCATATTGGAGAGCTTCGTGGGTTTCTCGGGATGATAGGAAGCATCGATTGTATGCATTGGGAGTGGAAGAATTGTCCCACCGCTTGGAAAGGGCAATATTCTCATGGTTCTGGAAAACCGAATATCGTTTTAGAGGCGGGTGCTTCATATGATCTTTGGATATGGCATACGTGTTTTGGACCTCCAGGTACCTTAAATGATATCAATGTTCTTGATCGCTCACCTGTTTTTGATGACATAATAAATGGTCAAGCTCCGCAAGTGAATTTCACGGCCAACGGAAGAGAGTATCATTTGGCTTACTATCTCACCGATGATAATTTATCCGAAATGGGAAACTTTTATCCAATCTATTCCAATTCCACAAGGGCCTAAAGCAGTTTTATTTGCTCAACGTCAAGAAGCTGCCCGAAAAGATGTCGAACGTGCTTTCGGAGTCTTGCAAGCTCGATTTGCAATTGTTAAAAATTCGGCACTTTGTTGGGATAAAGTCAAGATTGGAAAGATTATGAGAGCATGTATCATACTCCATAATATGATAGTAGAAAACGAACGGGATGACCAAACTCGACACCATGTTTCTGATTTTCAACAAGGAGAAGGAAGCAGAAGTTCACATGTCGATCTCACATATTCAACAGATATCCCTACAAATATCGCCAATCAGATGGGTGTTCGAACAAGAATTCGTGATAGACAAGCACATCAACAACTGAAAGGTAATTTGGTTGAACATATTTGGCGTAAATTTGGACGTGATCAAGATACCAACTGAGTTTCGATGTCTCGTTCAAATTATTATCGTTTGTTTTAATAATCTTTGTTTCCATTCTTTTATGTTTGTATTTTAAAAATTTATGTTTAAAATGTTATGTTTAACTATGTTTTATTTACTTAATAAATTTTATCTTTTATAAAAAATTTATGTTTAAAAATAAATTTAAATTTTTTTATTGTTAAGCACCCTAAGTTAAGCAACTACCAATAAACCAATATCATTAAGTGTTTCTTAATTTGTTGCTTAGCTTTATTTTAATACTTAAAAATTCATTAACAACCACTTAAACAACACTAAAGGTTGTTAGCAATAAACATGTTCTTAGTGTGCTGTTTGTGTACTTCGGTGAAGATTCCCTTGTTTACCATTAATCTAACCAACTGTATTTATGATTACTATTCCATGACATGAATACCTTAAAATTAGAGAATATGAAGGGACATGATCGTCATTTTAGGATTGATGGACGATGCATTGGATTTGGAGATGTCTTGTCCACGGATTGGGTTTTGTCCCTTTTCTTCATTTTGATTACCAAAACAAAGACAAAAAATAATGAAGGAATAGGGATGGAAACTCTTTGCAAAGTTCCTTTACATCATATTTAGGCATGGGCATTCGGGGTCCCAATCGGATTTTGGTTTTATCCATTCGGGTTTTGGTTTATTAAAATCAGCTTCATTCGGGTTATATAAAAGTTCGGTTCGGGACCGGTTCGGGTTCGGATCGGGGTTAGTAAATCTTCAAAGAACCGGTATAACCCATTGTACTTTCGGGTTCGGGTACCAATCGGTTCTTCGATTTAAAAATACCTGATTTGTACCTATTTTGTAACTAAAACATAAATGAAATCGGTTCTTCGGATTTAAAATACATGATTTGTACATATTTGTAATAGCCAAAACATAAGTAAAATTAATTCAAAAATAAGAAAAAACATCAAACATGATCATTCAAAATCAAGCGAAAGATAAACATAGTAAGTGATAGAAAGAAAACCAGATAAATGAAGTCATAAAACAAAAACTAAGTTCAGAAACATTATTCAATGAAAACAAAACCAAAATCTAAAACTTTAGGCTTCAACCGCTACATTTCACCATCAACCTTCATGTAACAAATAATTATTTTAGAAGTTCAATAATATCTTAAAGTATTTTGGATACATATTAAGAATTAAGATCATATTTGGTAGAAGTTCTTTTTGTGATTTTAAATGTTTCGGATTTTATCGGATATCCATTTAGGTCCGGGTTCGGTTCGGATAATATCCATAACCCAAAATACCAAAAAACAAAATCCATTTGGTATTTATGTCGGGTTCGGATCAATTCGGATTCATTTTTATCAGATCGGGTTCGGTTTATTTGCCCAACCCTAATCATATCCAGTGGAAAGGCATCAACTTTCTATCCTTTGTTTATATACTATCAAACTCCACTTTGTTATGACACAAGTAATTGATTTTAACATTAAAGATTTGGAAAAACGACTTATTTCTCTGTTAGAAATATTATATATCAACAAATATATATTCTATCCGTTTCATAAAAAAATGTCACTTTAAACACTTTTCACACATATTAAAAAAGTGATTGAAATGCATTTATATTTTCATTAATTACATCTAATTGACCAATAATATTTGAGATAAATAAATTATTTATTATATCAATTTATTTTACAATTAATATTCAGTTAAAAGTAAGTTAAAATTGCATTGAAATTTTAAAACGATATTTTTTATTTGATAAGAAAAAATGTTAAAATGACACTCTTTAAAAATACACGGGGAGTGCGATTTTTTAACTTCCATCTTAATTTTGTTGTAATGCGATTTTTTAACTTCAATCTTAATTTATCTTCCATCTTAATTTTGTTGTATTTCAATTTCGTTGTCTTCCGATTCATTATCATTATCTAATTCGTCAACATCACTCCTCTTCTCCATGATTAGCAGCTCCAACTCAAAGATTAGCAACTAGTTCGCCTTCAGCCCCAATAATTTCCCTTATGGCTCTAAGATTCATGTACAAGCTTTGCATCGGCTCTGCCTTGAAAGATCTGAAAAGCAATTGAGTGTTCATAATGTTGGAACTTAAAACATTATGTAGTTTTACGATTCGATCTATCATCTTGTGTGGCATTAAATATTTAATTTTACAAGCATATGGAATTGATCGTGTGTATATGTTGTCATGTGATATTTTTGGTGAGTAAATGTCACTTCCCTAAAGTTTCAAAATAAAATTGAAGTATCTGATAGATAACTAAGACATATTTAATTAAGGGAAAATTGTTTTTTAGAGCACAAAAATGGTAACTATGTCTTTTTAGACTAACTTCTATTACTTTATGTGCTATTAGACTATTTTTTCAAAATGGCAAAATGGCAGTAATACCTTAAAATTGTAATTTTTTTAATAAAATATATAATGAGTTCGATCATGCGGGATCGATCGATCCGAATTTAAAAGGTCTAACGGATCGATCGATCCTGATCATTATGCAGAAAAAAATGCGGAGTATATACTGTAGAAGTCAGTTTCTACGTGTTTTAGATTTATATTAATGTGTAGATTTTGATTTCTAAAGATTTTAGAACGGTAGGTTAAGCGCGGAATGTGTATTCTAAATATTTTTAGAATACTCCTATTTACGTAGATCACGTATTCTAAACATTGTAGATTCAATGAAAAAAGTGGATTTTGTTTTCTACTTCGTAGAATGCCATTTCTACTTTATTTAGAACATAATCTGAAATTTATGATTTCAACTTTTTTATAACTGAAAAAAATATCACTAAGTTCATATAAGTATTTTATCAAAAGTTACTATTTTTCCAATTTTTTTTTGTTTGTAAAACTATTTATTAAATTTATTTTCAAATATATTAAAAGGTGTTATAGAAAAAAATGGTATAAAATAGAGACTAATTTAAATGTACATAATTATCATTTTTTTTTGCTCTAAAAACAATTTTCCCTTTAATTAATAGGTTCTTAAAAACACCCCTTAAAAGAACTGTAAATAGGAACACTTTACAGATCACAAGATTTTTCTTTTGAATACAAGATTTACAAAGGAGAATCCAACTGGTAGACCGAGTTGTTTTCAAAGTTCTCACCCTTCTGCTACTCAGCTTCAATCCACAACGAGGTTCATAATACAGCAAAATGACTAGGAAGCCACATCATAAGTTATCTACCTCTACTATTGGCTGCAAAGATGGCTTCCATTTACGGTTGCAGCTACCATAAGTCTCAGGGAGCTTAAAAGAAACGCCTTCTGGACATTTCAGAAGTAGCTGCTCGAGCTGCTTCCTCGTCAGAATGATCTTTACGCACCGCCTTTTCCCTGTTTTCTGCTCAGCTACCTCTAGTTGAGGTGACTCCTTGATCTTCTTTGTTGATGCATCATCCAACGACAAATCTCTAACTATGTTTCCATGCTTGCTGCGCATTGTGTGAATGCAGTTTCCCATGTTGTTGCGTAGTAGTGATGTGATTTATTATGCCTCGACTCCTACAGTCTTTATATTCAGCTCGTGGACCAACGTGCAGACCATCATATGCGCACTAACTCTTTTCTTTATTACGGTCAGCTAAGGTAACAGCACTTGAAAAACATATCTTGTTTCACATGCACAATGTCAAACTGGGTCCTCAAATATTACTTTTAAATCAAACATATATCAATGGAGCATGCTTTCCAAGAGGCAAAGTCAAATAGCCACCCCTCATCATTAAAGTCAACAGGAGGATAATGAAGAAAATCCCATAAACTAAGGATTATGAGACTTAATCAGCCTCTGTAGAATTGTTTTAAATGTGTATATCACTGAGTTTGCTAGCATTACAAAAACCTATCCTTTGCCGGAATAAAACTCAAAGCCACATAGACATATCAAAGCTACATACCAACGACAGAGAGCTACGCAGAAACTTCTCCGGATAAACACCAACGACAGAGAGCTACGCAGAAACTTCTCCGGATAAACGTCTAGACTCCAACCATGCCTTTGCCGCAACACTAGTGGTCAAAAACCAGCCAACCTTATCTGGAGCTTCATGGAAAGGAGCATCTAGCTCCTTCAAGTGAGACTCAAAAACAGCTGCTAAACCTTTGTCTGAGTACTTGTGTTTCCCATGTCCAGTGTTGATTCCAAGCAACGGAGGGAACTCTTCTCCAGATACCAGAGCAGCCTCTGATAAGTCGTTCATCCAAACATGAAGAGCGGTTAAGGCTGCCCCAAGAGAGAGACTTTTCAGGTGTAAAGACCATTGAGTAGCAGATTTTGATTGAAGACCCGAATATATGTCATACTCCAGCCCCAGTTGCAGGATCTCACAAGCTTTTTCCAGCTTATTGAGATTGACACAGAGATCAATCAAACAATTCAAATACGCTTTATTTACATCAGAGCCTATGGAATCAATCAACTCAGATGCTTCCTTCTTGAACACCCCTTCCTCGCAGCTCTCCTCCTCGATCAACATCTTTACCACGCGACCAAGCTTTGGCTTAGCCTTCTCCACACATCCAATGAGTTTACCGATCTCCTCCTTCGGTGTCTGGGTCATTACATTCAGAAGACAGCCACAGAATCTGTCGTCTGGCTCTATACCAAGTTCCAGCACTTGTTCGAATGTCCTCACAACATCATCAACCTGCTTGGCTTTGCCATAACACTGGATAAGCGACGTGAGAACAAAAAGAGTAGGCTCAAAGCCAGCTTCTCTCATCTCACGCAGAGCCGCCTCAGCCTCTGAAACCCTCCCACAGCAAGAGTACACGGTGACTAGCGAAGAGAATGTCCAGCTGTCAGGATCACAAGTCCCACTACTCTTCATATCTTGAAAAATCTCAAAAGCTTCATCCACATATCCAATATCAGCACACATGGACAAGAGAGTGTTGTACAGAATCACAGTTAACTCCATTCCTTTCCCCTTCATCTGCCTGTAGATAACAAGCGCATCGTCGCCGTAACGAGCTCTACCATACGCTCTAATAAGAGCAGCATAAGTACTCCAATTGGGTTCAAAGCCATTGCTAATAAGATCCTTGTGGATTATTGTCGCCTGCCAAGGCCTCTTGGCTTTACCCATAGAATCTAACAGCCTATTGTAGATAACAAGATTAGGCTTCACCCCAAGAGACTTCATCTCTTCATAGATATTGAGACACCCATCATAGTTTCCAGAATAGCCATATATCCTAATCAAAGTCGAAAAGGTAACAGGGTCAATGCGCCATTTCTCGGTCCTCGCACGGTCATACAAGCTCAAAGCCATCTCAACGTTACCAGCACGACCATAAGCGTCGATCATAGTAGCCAAAGTGACGTTATCAGGCTCACAGCCAAAAGAAGGCATTTTCTCAAACCACTCAACGGCTCTCTTAGGTAAACCACACTGCCTAGCGCAGCTGATTAACGTTGTGAACGTTGCGTTGTCAGGTTTAACTCCTCTCTGGAGCATTTCGTCGAACAGCTTCTCGGACCTCTCAAGATCCTTGGACTTCCTGAACACCTTCATAGTAACATTGTATAGAATCACTTCCCTGGTGGGTTCCAGCGTCCCGAGGAGATGGTTCAAGACAAGAGGCGCGGTTTCAGGGTTGGTCATGTTATTGAGGGTGACAACAGCGTCTTGCTCGAAGAGGTTACTACCAAACTTAGTTAATTCATAGGAGACATCAGCCTCGTTTGGGGGACACGCGTCTAAGGACTCGGCTAGTTTGATTAGAGAAGAGTACCTCGAGTCGTAAGACTTTCTACGGAGCTGAGAAGCTCTAGGGCTATTGGGATTTACCCAGGCGTATCTTTTGGGGGTGGGACCTGGTGGGTTTGCGTCAAGTTTGGGTTTTTCGATCTGGGTTTCATGCGGGAGAGATTCTTGTAGTGAAACATGGCTTGTTTGAAGAAGGTTTCTGGAGTGGAAGGGAGGAGAGTTGGGGTTGTAGGTGGAAAGGAAGCTCCTTGGAGTGGATTTGGGATGAGCTGAGAGGAGATTGCAGAGAGGATGAGGATCGTGGAGAAGCGATGAAGGAGAGGAGTATAGATGAAATGACATTCCTTTTTCTCTCTCTCTCTTATTTCTTCGCTCTGGTGGCGTCGACCTTATCCAACGAAGTAGTCGAAGAGCTTTGTAGAAGAAGAAGCAAAGTGTTATGTTGTTTAAGTGTTTGTCAATGTAACTGCCTGCTGTTTCTTTGGTTAAAACCCACCGCGTAGTTCGAATATGTTTCCAATGGACGATGACGCATTGGGTTTGGTGGTGATCCTTTGGCCCAAATGATAAAAGAATTTCAATTCCATTCTATTTTTTACTCAATAATAGATTGAAAAAATA
This sequence is a window from Brassica oleracea var. oleracea cultivar TO1000 chromosome C1, BOL, whole genome shotgun sequence. Protein-coding genes within it:
- the LOC106308935 gene encoding pentatricopeptide repeat-containing protein At4g16390, chloroplastic-like — its product is MSFHLYSSPSSLLHDPHPLCNLLSAHPKSTPRSFLSTYNPNSPPFHSRNLLQTSHVSLQESLPHETQIEKPKLDANPPGPTPKRYAWVNPNSPRASQLRRKSYDSRYSSLIKLAESLDACPPNEADVSYELTKFGSNLFEQDAVVTLNNMTNPETAPLVLNHLLGTLEPTREVILYNVTMKVFRKSKDLERSEKLFDEMLQRGVKPDNATFTTLISCARQCGLPKRAVEWFEKMPSFGCEPDNVTLATMIDAYGRAGNVEMALSLYDRARTEKWRIDPVTFSTLIRIYGYSGNYDGCLNIYEEMKSLGVKPNLVIYNRLLDSMGKAKRPWQATIIHKDLISNGFEPNWSTYAALIRAYGRARYGDDALVIYRQMKGKGMELTVILYNTLLSMCADIGYVDEAFEIFQDMKSSGTCDPDSWTFSSLVTVYSCCGRVSEAEAALREMREAGFEPTLFVLTSLIQCYGKAKQVDDVVRTFEQVLELGIEPDDRFCGCLLNVMTQTPKEEIGKLIGCVEKAKPKLGRVVKMLIEEESCEEGVFKKEASELIDSIGSDVNKAYLNCLIDLCVNLNKLEKACEILQLGLEYDIYSGLQSKSATQWSLHLKSLSLGAALTALHVWMNDLSEAALVSGEEFPPLLGINTGHGKHKYSDKGLAAVFESHLKELDAPFHEAPDKVGWFLTTSVAAKAWLESRRLSGEVSA